Proteins encoded in a region of the Schaalia hyovaginalis genome:
- a CDS encoding dihydroorotase, whose protein sequence is MSSVDICGEGRSDILVREGVIVALGKEARDGAGEARRIDADGLIALPGLVDLHTHLRQPGQEDAETIETGTRAAAIGGYTAVHAMANTTPVADTASVVDQVWEVGREAGWVEVRPVGAVTKGLAGEHLSSMGAMAKSRSQVRVFSDDGKCVFDPVLMRRALEYVKAFDGVVAQHSQDPGLTEGAQMNESALSGELGLAGWPAVAEEAIIARDILLAKHVGSRLHVCHLSTAGSVDLIRWGKRMGVDVTAEVTPHHLLLTEELARTYDPLYKVNPPLRSAEDVEAVREGLADGTIDIVGTDHAPHPLESKDCEWQAGAFGMTGLETALPVVIETMVNTGRMTWKDVARVLSTAPARIGRVASQGRGLVVGAPANITLVDPAVRRTVDPSAQWTRSTNTPYRGMELPGHVLYTFHRGDSTVREGSPIAKEDR, encoded by the coding sequence GCATCGACGCCGACGGGCTCATCGCCCTTCCCGGCCTGGTCGATCTGCACACTCACCTGCGCCAACCGGGCCAAGAGGACGCCGAGACGATCGAAACGGGCACGCGCGCCGCGGCGATCGGCGGATACACGGCGGTCCACGCGATGGCGAACACCACGCCGGTCGCCGATACGGCCTCGGTCGTCGATCAGGTGTGGGAGGTCGGGCGTGAAGCCGGATGGGTCGAAGTCCGTCCCGTCGGAGCCGTGACCAAGGGGCTCGCGGGGGAGCACCTGTCCTCGATGGGCGCGATGGCGAAGTCGCGCTCGCAGGTCAGGGTCTTCTCCGACGACGGCAAGTGCGTGTTCGACCCGGTCCTCATGCGTCGCGCCCTCGAATACGTCAAGGCCTTCGACGGCGTCGTCGCACAGCACTCCCAGGACCCCGGTCTGACCGAGGGCGCCCAGATGAACGAGTCCGCCCTGTCGGGAGAACTCGGACTCGCCGGCTGGCCCGCCGTGGCCGAGGAGGCGATCATCGCGCGCGACATCCTCCTGGCCAAGCACGTGGGCTCCAGGCTCCACGTCTGCCACCTGTCCACGGCGGGGTCGGTGGACCTCATCCGATGGGGCAAGCGCATGGGGGTCGACGTCACCGCTGAAGTGACCCCGCACCATCTGCTCCTCACCGAGGAGCTCGCGCGAACCTACGATCCGCTCTACAAGGTGAACCCGCCGCTGCGCAGCGCCGAGGACGTCGAAGCGGTGCGCGAAGGCCTCGCCGACGGGACGATCGACATCGTCGGCACCGACCACGCGCCCCATCCGCTCGAATCGAAGGACTGCGAATGGCAGGCGGGCGCCTTCGGCATGACCGGATTGGAGACGGCGCTGCCCGTCGTCATCGAGACGATGGTGAACACCGGGCGGATGACGTGGAAGGACGTCGCCCGAGTGCTTTCGACGGCGCCGGCGCGAATCGGCCGAGTCGCGAGCCAGGGGAGGGGCCTCGTCGTCGGCGCGCCGGCGAACATCACCCTCGTCGATCCGGCGGTCCGAAGGACGGTCGACCCGTCCGCCCAGTGGACCCGTTCGACGAACACCCCCTATCGGGGCATGGAATTGCCGGGACACGTGCTCTACACATTCCACAGGGGCGATTCGACCGTGCGCGAAGGAAGCCCCATCGCCAAGGAGGACCGCTGA
- the carA gene encoding glutamine-hydrolyzing carbamoyl-phosphate synthase small subunit — protein MRSELALLVLEDGSVFPGRAWGARGRTLGEIVFFTGMTGYQETLTDPSYHRQIVVMTAPHIGNTGVNDEDPESKRIWVAGFAVRDPARRASNWRSTRSLDEELCAQGIVGICELDTRAVTRHIRSQGAMRAGIFSGDALPAGAEHLGEQVREALVRIVVDQPSMSGAALAQEVSTNESYVVEAVGDRRARIVAVDLGIKSRTPEQLAERGIEVTIVPNTVTFAEITALNPDGVFFSNGPGDPASADHEIELLRAVLDAGIPYFGICFGHQLFGRALGYGTYKLDFGHRGVNQPVKDLQTGRVEITAHNHGFAVDAPIGEPSIAPFDSGRYGRVAVSHVGLNDGVVEGLRALDIPAFSVQYHPEAAAGPHDGEHLFDRFCTMILDRASTGAPEGESEND, from the coding sequence ATGCGAAGCGAACTCGCCCTTCTCGTACTCGAGGACGGAAGCGTATTTCCGGGGCGCGCGTGGGGAGCGCGCGGCAGGACCCTCGGCGAGATCGTCTTCTTCACCGGCATGACCGGATACCAGGAGACCCTGACGGATCCGTCCTACCACCGCCAGATCGTCGTGATGACGGCGCCCCACATCGGCAACACCGGCGTGAACGACGAGGATCCGGAATCGAAGCGGATCTGGGTGGCGGGCTTCGCCGTCCGCGACCCCGCCAGGCGCGCCTCGAACTGGCGCTCGACGCGCTCCCTCGACGAGGAGCTCTGCGCGCAGGGGATCGTCGGCATCTGCGAGCTCGACACGCGCGCCGTGACGCGCCACATCCGCTCCCAGGGCGCCATGCGCGCGGGGATCTTCTCCGGTGACGCGCTTCCGGCGGGCGCCGAGCACCTGGGCGAGCAGGTCCGCGAAGCGCTCGTGAGGATCGTCGTCGACCAGCCCTCGATGTCGGGGGCCGCCCTCGCCCAGGAGGTCTCGACGAACGAGTCCTACGTCGTCGAAGCCGTAGGGGACAGGCGCGCGCGGATCGTGGCCGTTGACCTCGGCATCAAGTCGCGCACTCCCGAGCAGCTCGCCGAACGCGGCATCGAGGTGACGATCGTGCCCAACACGGTCACCTTCGCCGAGATCACGGCGCTCAACCCCGACGGCGTGTTCTTCTCGAACGGACCGGGCGACCCCGCATCCGCCGATCATGAGATCGAGTTGCTGCGCGCGGTCCTCGATGCCGGAATCCCGTACTTCGGGATCTGCTTCGGGCACCAGCTCTTCGGGCGCGCCCTCGGCTACGGCACCTACAAACTGGACTTCGGGCACCGCGGCGTCAATCAACCCGTCAAGGACCTCCAGACGGGCCGCGTCGAGATCACGGCCCACAATCACGGCTTCGCCGTGGATGCGCCCATCGGCGAGCCCTCGATCGCGCCCTTCGATTCGGGCCGTTACGGCCGTGTCGCGGTCAGCCACGTCGGACTCAACGACGGCGTCGTCGAGGGCCTGCGCGCCCTCGACATCCCCGCCTTCTCCGTCCAATACCATCCCGAGGCCGCCGCGGGCCCGCATGACGGCGAGCACCTCTTCGACCGTTTCTGCACCATGATCCTCGACCGCGCCTCCACGGGCGCCCCCGAGGGAGAAAGCGAGAACGACTGA
- the carB gene encoding carbamoyl-phosphate synthase large subunit — translation MPARKDLRSVLVIGSGPIIIGQACEFDYSGTQACRVLKEEGLRVILVNSNPATIMTDPEMADATYVEPITPEVVARIIEKERPDALLPTLGGQTALNTAIALAQQGVLEGYGVELIGASINAIRAGEEREEFKRIVEECGAEVARSVIAHSLEECHAAAAELGYPLVVRPSFTMGGLGSGFAYTPEDLDRIAGQGLAASITTEVLLEESILGWKEYELELMRDTADNVVVVCSIENLDPVGVHTGDSITVAPALTLTDRELQRLRDIGIAVIRAVGVDTGGCNIQFAVEPDTGRVIVIEMNPRVSRSSALASKATGFPIAKIAAKLATGYTLDEIPNDITGSTPASFEPTLDYVVVKVPRFTFEKFPQADPTLTTSMKAVGEAMAIGRNFTEALQKALRSIDKGGVQFDWSTPAPTPEETRALVAAAATPTEGRLVQVQRAIRGGASIEELFEATGIDPWFLDQIVLLDEVANRILAAPALTRGVLEEAKRHGFSDRQIGLMRRLTETTVREVRGAFGIRPVYKTVDTCSAEFAARTPYHYSSYDAETEVAPREREAVIILGAGPNRIGQGIEFDYSCVHAAMALRDRFETVMINCNPETVSTDYDISDRLYFEPLTLEDVLEVYRAECEAGPVKGMLVQLGGQTPLSLANDLADTGVPILGTSPASIDLAEDREEFAQVLVQAGCPSPAHDVAHAPSQVHSVAEHVGYPVLVRPSFVLGGRGMEIVNDPAALDAYLGREDLDALFERGPLLIDRFLDQAIEIDVDALFDGEELFMGAIMEHIEEAGIHSGDSACVLPPMTLSARELARITASTEAIARGVGVKGLINIQFALLSDTLYVIEANPRASRTVPFASKATGVPLAKAAALIQVGETIADLRSIGILPGTDARVILDNSSIAVKEAVLPFRRFRRADGGMVDTILGPEMRSTGEVMGIDRDFPTAFAKSQSAAFGELPTEGTVFISIADTDKRAIVFPAARMHELGFAILATAGTASVLRRNGIEAQVVRKSSEGRGPKGEPTVVDLIAEGVIDIVVNTPQTSENRHDGFQIRQAATSNDKTIITTLQAFNAAVQAIEVRTRGAYRVRSLQEWDAEREAAGR, via the coding sequence ATGCCCGCAAGGAAGGATCTCCGCTCCGTCCTCGTCATCGGCTCCGGCCCGATCATCATCGGGCAGGCCTGCGAATTCGACTACTCGGGCACCCAGGCCTGCCGCGTCCTCAAGGAGGAGGGCCTGCGGGTCATCCTCGTCAACTCGAACCCGGCGACGATCATGACCGACCCGGAGATGGCCGACGCGACCTACGTCGAGCCGATCACCCCCGAAGTGGTCGCGCGCATCATCGAGAAGGAGCGCCCCGACGCCCTCCTGCCGACACTCGGCGGCCAGACCGCCCTCAACACGGCGATCGCCCTGGCGCAACAGGGCGTCCTCGAAGGCTACGGCGTCGAACTCATCGGCGCCTCGATCAACGCGATCCGGGCGGGCGAGGAGCGCGAGGAGTTCAAACGGATCGTCGAGGAGTGCGGAGCCGAGGTCGCCCGATCGGTGATCGCCCACAGCCTCGAGGAATGCCACGCGGCCGCGGCCGAACTCGGATACCCCCTGGTCGTCCGCCCCTCCTTCACCATGGGCGGTCTGGGCTCCGGTTTCGCCTACACGCCCGAGGACCTCGATCGCATCGCGGGCCAGGGCCTCGCGGCCTCGATCACCACCGAGGTCCTCCTCGAGGAGTCGATCCTCGGGTGGAAGGAGTACGAGCTCGAGCTCATGCGCGACACGGCCGACAACGTGGTCGTCGTCTGCTCGATCGAGAACCTCGACCCGGTCGGCGTTCACACGGGCGATTCGATCACCGTCGCCCCCGCGCTCACCCTCACCGACCGTGAACTCCAGCGCCTGCGCGACATCGGCATCGCCGTGATCCGCGCCGTCGGCGTCGACACGGGCGGCTGCAACATCCAGTTCGCGGTCGAGCCCGACACGGGCAGGGTCATCGTCATCGAGATGAACCCGCGCGTCTCGCGCTCCTCGGCGCTGGCCTCGAAGGCGACCGGCTTCCCGATCGCGAAGATCGCCGCCAAGCTCGCCACCGGCTACACCCTCGACGAGATCCCGAACGACATCACCGGCTCGACGCCCGCGTCCTTCGAACCGACGCTCGACTACGTGGTGGTCAAGGTCCCGCGCTTCACCTTCGAGAAGTTCCCCCAGGCCGACCCCACCCTCACGACCTCGATGAAGGCCGTCGGCGAGGCCATGGCGATCGGCCGCAACTTCACCGAGGCCCTCCAGAAGGCCCTGCGATCGATCGACAAGGGCGGCGTCCAATTCGACTGGTCGACGCCCGCGCCCACGCCGGAGGAGACCCGCGCCCTCGTCGCCGCCGCCGCGACGCCCACGGAGGGCCGCCTCGTGCAGGTCCAGCGCGCGATCCGCGGCGGGGCGTCCATCGAGGAGCTCTTCGAGGCGACCGGGATCGACCCGTGGTTCCTGGACCAGATCGTCCTCCTCGACGAGGTGGCGAATCGGATCCTGGCCGCACCGGCCCTGACGCGCGGCGTTCTCGAGGAGGCGAAGCGCCACGGCTTCTCCGATCGTCAGATCGGACTGATGCGCCGCCTCACCGAGACGACGGTCCGCGAGGTCCGCGGCGCCTTCGGGATCCGCCCGGTCTACAAGACGGTGGACACCTGCTCGGCCGAGTTCGCGGCGCGCACGCCCTACCACTACTCCAGCTATGACGCCGAAACCGAAGTCGCCCCGCGCGAACGGGAGGCCGTCATCATCCTCGGCGCGGGCCCCAACCGAATCGGCCAGGGCATCGAGTTCGACTACTCCTGCGTCCACGCGGCGATGGCCCTGCGCGATCGTTTCGAGACCGTCATGATCAACTGCAATCCGGAGACGGTCTCCACCGACTACGACATCTCCGATCGCCTCTACTTCGAGCCCCTCACCCTCGAGGACGTCCTCGAGGTGTACCGGGCCGAGTGCGAGGCCGGGCCGGTCAAGGGCATGCTCGTCCAGCTCGGCGGGCAGACGCCCCTGTCCCTCGCGAATGACCTCGCCGACACCGGAGTGCCGATCCTCGGCACCTCGCCCGCCTCCATCGATCTGGCGGAGGACCGCGAGGAGTTCGCCCAGGTCCTCGTTCAGGCGGGCTGCCCCTCACCCGCCCACGACGTGGCGCACGCGCCCTCTCAGGTCCACTCCGTCGCCGAGCACGTGGGATACCCGGTTCTCGTCCGGCCGAGCTTCGTCCTGGGCGGCCGGGGCATGGAGATCGTCAACGATCCGGCGGCGCTCGACGCCTATCTCGGCCGCGAGGACCTCGACGCGCTCTTCGAGCGGGGCCCCCTGCTCATCGACCGCTTCCTCGACCAGGCGATCGAGATCGACGTCGACGCCCTCTTCGACGGCGAGGAGCTCTTCATGGGCGCCATCATGGAGCACATCGAAGAGGCCGGGATCCATTCGGGCGATTCCGCGTGCGTGCTCCCGCCGATGACGCTCTCCGCACGCGAATTGGCGAGGATCACCGCCTCGACGGAGGCCATCGCCCGCGGCGTCGGCGTGAAGGGCCTCATCAACATCCAATTTGCTCTGCTCTCCGACACCCTCTACGTCATCGAGGCGAACCCGAGGGCCTCGCGCACCGTGCCCTTCGCCTCGAAGGCGACCGGAGTGCCCCTGGCGAAGGCGGCCGCGCTCATCCAGGTGGGGGAGACGATCGCCGACCTGCGCTCCATCGGGATCCTCCCCGGGACGGACGCGCGGGTCATCCTCGACAACTCCTCGATCGCGGTCAAGGAGGCGGTCCTGCCCTTCAGGCGCTTCAGGCGCGCCGACGGCGGGATGGTCGACACGATCCTCGGGCCGGAGATGCGATCCACGGGCGAGGTCATGGGCATCGATCGCGACTTCCCGACGGCCTTCGCGAAGTCGCAGTCCGCGGCCTTCGGGGAGCTGCCCACCGAGGGCACCGTGTTCATCTCGATCGCCGACACCGACAAGAGGGCCATCGTCTTCCCGGCCGCCCGCATGCACGAGCTCGGCTTCGCGATCCTCGCGACGGCGGGAACCGCCTCCGTTCTGAGGCGCAACGGCATCGAGGCCCAGGTCGTGCGCAAGTCCTCCGAGGGGCGCGGTCCGAAGGGCGAGCCGACGGTCGTCGATCTCATCGCCGAGGGCGTGATCGACATCGTCGTGAACACGCCGCAGACATCCGAGAACCGGCACGACGGATTCCAGATCCGACAGGCGGCGACCTCGAACGACAAGACGATCATCACGACCCTTCAGGCCTTCAACGCCGCGGTTCAGGCGATCGAGGTGAGGACTCGCGGCGCCTACCGCGTCCGCTCCCTCCAGGAATGGGACGCCGAGCGAGAGGCGGCAGGACGATGA
- the pyrF gene encoding orotidine-5'-phosphate decarboxylase — protein sequence MSPRSFGDRLADSMSEHGGLAVGIDPHPGLLAAWGLPDDPAGLRSFSLGVVEALGGRVGAFKPQAAFFERFGSAGIAVLEETIDACRGAQSLCIVDAKRGDIGSTMRGYAGAFLAEGSPLAGDAVTLSPYLGVGALAPALELAAQTGRGVFVLALTSNPEGASIQHARSARGACVAAGVVSELAAFNRSVPHGRLGPAGVVVGATVGRAVHDLGIDLEALEGPILAPGVGAQGAGPAELDVVFASAKHAVLASSSRAILAAGPDPEGLRRAYDAAVRGLAE from the coding sequence ATGAGCCCGCGTTCCTTCGGCGATCGGCTCGCCGATTCCATGTCCGAGCACGGCGGGCTCGCCGTCGGCATCGATCCCCATCCCGGACTGCTGGCCGCATGGGGCCTCCCGGATGATCCCGCGGGGCTGCGGAGCTTCTCCCTGGGCGTCGTCGAGGCCCTCGGCGGCCGGGTCGGCGCCTTCAAGCCCCAGGCCGCCTTCTTCGAGCGCTTCGGCTCGGCGGGGATCGCGGTCCTCGAGGAGACGATCGACGCCTGCCGGGGCGCGCAGTCCCTGTGCATCGTCGACGCCAAGCGCGGTGACATCGGTTCGACGATGCGCGGCTATGCCGGCGCATTCCTCGCCGAGGGCTCGCCCTTGGCCGGCGACGCGGTGACCCTGTCGCCCTACCTGGGCGTCGGGGCGCTGGCGCCCGCGCTGGAGCTCGCCGCCCAGACCGGGCGCGGAGTGTTCGTTCTCGCGCTCACCTCGAATCCGGAAGGCGCGTCGATCCAGCACGCCCGTTCGGCCCGGGGGGCCTGCGTCGCCGCGGGCGTCGTCTCGGAGCTGGCGGCCTTCAACCGGAGCGTTCCCCACGGGCGCCTCGGCCCGGCGGGAGTCGTCGTCGGAGCCACGGTCGGACGCGCCGTGCACGACCTGGGCATCGACCTCGAGGCCCTCGAAGGCCCGATCCTGGCGCCCGGCGTCGGCGCTCAAGGCGCGGGGCCCGCAGAGCTCGACGTGGTGTTCGCTTCGGCGAAGCATGCCGTGCTCGCCTCCTCATCGAGGGCGATCCTCGCTGCGGGGCCGGATCCGGAGGGATTGAGGCGGGCCTACGACGCGGCCGTGCGGGGCCTGGCCGAATAG
- the mihF gene encoding integration host factor, actinobacterial type codes for MALPQLTPQQRAEALEKATVARRRRAEIKTKLKNREMTLSEVLGLAESDEAVAKMRVLSLLESLPRVGVTTAAKLMDEYGIAETRRVRGLGHVQTQALIERFG; via the coding sequence ATGGCGCTACCTCAACTGACCCCGCAGCAGCGCGCTGAAGCGCTCGAGAAGGCGACGGTCGCGCGGCGACGCCGCGCTGAGATCAAGACGAAGCTGAAGAACAGGGAAATGACGCTCTCCGAGGTCCTCGGCTTGGCCGAGTCGGACGAGGCGGTGGCGAAGATGCGGGTCCTCTCGCTCCTCGAATCGCTGCCGCGCGTCGGCGTCACCACCGCCGCGAAGCTGATGGACGAGTACGGCATCGCCGAAACCCGCCGGGTGCGCGGACTGGGGCACGTCCAGACGCAGGCCCTCATCGAACGATTCGGCTGA